From the Leptospira biflexa serovar Patoc strain 'Patoc 1 (Paris)' genome, one window contains:
- a CDS encoding LIC11213 family lipoprotein, which produces MSKIQMFKPIVLVILLTLSFFVSCKNEKSSDKEGVLQYYALLLGSSAPLAEITDADCTDPAPTFASLGQAGTTATCSNCHNAGNANAGFDITSYNSTRNRITVGNPKGSLLFNKINSGSMRIYNTNAINKAIYCWTLKGGNP; this is translated from the coding sequence ATGTCAAAAATTCAAATGTTTAAACCAATTGTACTAGTTATCCTTCTTACTCTTTCTTTTTTCGTAAGTTGCAAAAACGAAAAGAGTTCTGACAAAGAAGGTGTACTACAGTATTATGCTTTGTTACTAGGATCAAGTGCACCACTTGCGGAAATTACTGATGCAGATTGTACAGACCCTGCGCCAACATTCGCATCACTTGGTCAAGCGGGAACAACAGCTACTTGTTCCAATTGTCATAACGCAGGTAATGCAAATGCAGGTTTTGACATCACTTCTTACAATAGCACTAGAAATAGGATTACGGTTGGAAACCCAAAGGGGAGTTTATTATTTAATAAAATCAATTCAGGATCCATGCGAATTTATAATACGAATGCAATCAATAAAGCAATCTATTGTTGGACACTAAAAGGTGGGAACCCCTGA